In Mercenaria mercenaria strain notata chromosome 14, MADL_Memer_1, whole genome shotgun sequence, the following are encoded in one genomic region:
- the LOC123526266 gene encoding solute carrier family 25 member 35-like: protein MEKSHFMEFMCGGLAACCAGVFTNPLEVVKTRMQLQGELMKKGQYTVHYKNSFHAFYTIGKTDGIFALQKGLVPALWYQLFMNGVRLGSYQVIINMGLTKDENGNVKWARSVLAGAFSGCLGAAVGSPFYMVKTHLQARANQAIAVGTQHPHDSMMKGFTMIFKKHGVLGLWRGTTAAVSRVMVGSAAQLSTFSTAKEYVVNLKLFEEHSVFNSLMASISGGIVVVACMTPFDVVSTRMYNQPVNVQGHGTMYRNVPDCFVKIFNKEGVWGFYKGWGPSFFRLVPHTVLSLVFWDQLRILHHKLTTENDLPT from the exons ATGGAAAAGTCGCACTTTATGGAGTTTATGTGTGGTGGATTGGCAGCATGCTGTGCCGGAGTTTTCACCAACCCCCTTGAG GTTGTTAAAACAAGGATGCAGCTACAAGGGGAGTTAATGAAGAAAGGACAATATACAGTACATTACAA AAACTCCTTCCATGCATTTTACACCATTGGTAAAACAGATGGCATTTTTGCTCTGCAGAAAGGCTTGGTTCCAGCACTCTGGTACCAGCTGTTCATGAATGGTGTGAGGTTAGGCAGCTATCAAGTCATCATCAATATGGGGTTGACTAAAGATGAAAATGGAAATGTGAAATGGGCTCGTAGCGTATTGGCTGGTGCCTTCTCAGGATGTTTAGGGGCAGCAGTGGGAAGTCCATTCTACATG GTGAAGACACACCTTCAGGCTCGGGCAAACCAGGCTATAGCTGTCGGAACACAACATCCACATGATTCTATGATGAAAGGTTTTACAATGATTTTCAAAAAGCATGGAGTGCTTG GTTTATGGCGTGGTACAACAGCTGCAGTATCCAGGGTAATGGTAGGATCTGCAGCTCAACTTTCAACATTCAGTACAGCTAAAGAATATGTAGTCAATCTTAAG ttgtttgAGGAACACAGTGTGTTTAACTCATTAATGGCTAGCATCAGTGGTGGAATTGTGGTCGTGGCTTGTATGACACCATTCGATGTCGTTTCAACACGCATGTACAATCAGCCAGTCAATGTTCAGGGACATGGGACCATGTATCGAAATGTGCCAGActgttttgtgaaaatattcaacaaagaagGTGTATGGGGTTTCTACAAGGGCTGGGGACCATCGTTTTTTAGACTTGTACCTCACACTGTACTCAGTTTAGTGTTCTGGGATCAGCTAAGAATTTTACATCATAAACTGACAACTGAGAATGACTTGCCAACGTGA